Proteins co-encoded in one Arachis stenosperma cultivar V10309 chromosome 7, arast.V10309.gnm1.PFL2, whole genome shotgun sequence genomic window:
- the LOC130940351 gene encoding pentatricopeptide repeat-containing protein At4g21190-like, whose product MHALGVSPLLIAKTFQAMGIPSSTRSTAVCAAKGPRPRYPRVWKTHKRVGTINKAAKLVETIRQLSNVKEEVYGALDSYVAWELEFPLITMKKALKTLEDQQEWKRVIQVTKWMLSKGQGRTMGSYFTLLIALAEDDRIDEAEELWTKLLMQYMESLPRKFFDKMISIYYKRGMYDKMFEVFADMEELGVHPNLTVVQVIGSVFKEVGMLDKYEKIHQKYPPPRWKYRYVKGGRRIKVKVSGQPYQGNYREGNEHAKANGEPNLDLDDNDTSEETSELEEVDEQFNQDANARTMESKQISDDSFETKESVLDV is encoded by the exons ATGCATGCACTGGGAGTTTCTCCTTTACTTATTGCTAAAACATTTCAAGCGATGGGAATTCCATCAAGCACACGAAGCACTGCG GTGTGTGCTGCAAAAGGTCCAAGGCCACGCTATCCACGAGTTTGGAAGACCCATAAAAGAGTTGGGACCATTAACAAGGCTGCTAAGCTTGTTGAGACT ATTAGACAGCTGTCAAATGTCAAAGAGGAAGTTTATGGTGCTCTTGATTCCTATGTTGCTTGGGAATTAGAGTTCCCTTTAATTACTATGAAAAAGGCACTCAAGACTCTAGAAGATCAACAAGAGTGGAAGCGGGTAATACAG GTTACAAAGTGGATGTTAAGCAAAGGTCAAGGTAGGACTATGGGAAGCTATTTCACATTATTGATTGCATTAGCAGAAGATGATCGAATCGATGAAGCTGAAGAGCTTTGGACGAAGTTATTAATGCAGTATATGGAAAGCTTGCCTCGTAAATTCTTTGATAAAATGATATCTATCTACTACAAGAGAGGCATGTATGACAAGATGTTTGAG GTTTTTGCTGATATGGAGGAGCTTGGTGTTCATCCTAATTTGACTGTCGTGCAAGTGATTGGAAGTGTCTTTAAGGAGGTGGGCATGTTGGACAAATATGAGAAGATACACCAAAAATATCCACCACCTAGGTGGAAATATAGATATGTCAAAGGAGGGCGGCGTATAAAAGTAAAGGTGTCTGGTCAACCTTATCAAGGCAACTACAGAGAAGGGAATGAGCATGCAAAGGCGAATGGTGAACCAAATTTGGACTTAGACGACAATGATACATCAGAAGAGACTTCAGAGTTAGAGGAAGTTGATGAACAATTCAACCAGGACGCTAATGCAAGAACCATGGAATCTAAACAAATATCAGATGATTCATTTGAGACTAAGGAATCAGTTTTGGATGTATAA
- the LOC130940503 gene encoding protein trichome birefringence-like 33: MKPPFSPPSSSSSLLSLRGKGRLSPYLFTLFLFILFVAVLYGEDFMCIFGEQLQLYSTADTFFASSSSSPSSLQRVKRERKLPFAVGKTEEGCDVFSGRWVRDETRPLYEEADCPYIQPQLTCQEHGRPDTGYRQWRWQPHGCDLPKFNASMMLETLRGKRMMFVGDSLNRGQFVSFVCLLHHLIPPHQKSMQTFDHDSLTVFTAKEYNATIEFYWAPFLLESNSDNAVVHRISDRVVRKGSINKHGQHWKNVDIMVFNTYLWWMTGLKMKILLGSFDDEVKEIVEVSTEDAYRMGMKSMLRWVKLNMDPKKTRVFFTSMSPSHQKSIDWGGEAGKNCYNETSMIEDPNYWGSDSRKSIMQVIGEVFKKSKVPITLLNITQLSSYRKDAHTSIYKKQWSPLTAEQLANPVSYADCVHWCLPGLQDTWNELLFAKLFYP, translated from the exons ATGAAGCCACCATTCTcaccaccttcttcttcttcctctcttctcagtCTGAGAGGCAAGGGTCGCCTCTCTCCCTACCTCTTCACACTCTTTCTTTTCATCCTCTTCGTTGCCGTACTCTATGGCGAAgatttcatgtgcatctttggtGAACAACTCCAACTTTATTCCACCGCCGACACAttttttgcttcttcttcttcctctccttcctccttGC AGAGGGTGAAGAGGGAGCGGAAACTGCCGTTTGCGGTGGGAAAGACGGAGGAAGGATGCGACGTGTTCAGCGGACGGTGGGTGAGGGACGAGACGAGGCCGTTGTACGAGGAAGCGGACTGTCCGTACATACAGCCTCAGCTGACGTGTCAGGAGCACGGTCGACCGGACACCGGCTACCGGCAATGGAGGTGGCAACCTCACGGTTGCGATCTTCCCAA ATTCAATGCGAGCATGATGCTTGAGACACTTCGAGGGAAGAGGATGATGTTTGTGGGAGACTCCCTGAATCGTGGTCaatttgtttcttttgtttGCCTTCTCCATCACCTCATTCCTCCTCATCAAAAGTCCATGCAAACCTTTGATCATGATTCACTCACTGTATTCACAGCCAAG GAATATAATGCGACAATTGAGTTCTATTGGGCACCATTTCTTCTTGAATCAAACTCAGACAACGCAGTGGTTCATAGGATATCAGATAGGGTAGTGAGAAAGGGTTCAATCAACAAGCATGGTCAACATTGGAAAAACGTTGACATTATGGTGTTCAACACTTATCTTTGGTGGATGACTGGCTTGAAGATGAAGATCTT GCTTGGATCTTTTGATGATGAAGTGAAAGAGATAGTGGAGGTATCAACAGAAGATGCTTATCGTATGGGTATGAAAAGCATGCTTAGATGGGTGAAGTTGAATATGGACCCCAAGAAAACTAGAGTCTTCTTCACCAGCATGTCACCTTCTCATCAAAA AAGTATAGATTGGGGAGGTGAAGCAGGAAAGAATTGCTACAATGAAACAAGTATGATTGAAGATCCAAATTATTGGGGCTCAGATTCTAGGAAGAGCATAATGCAAGTGATTGGAGAAGTGTTCAAAAAATCCAAAGTTCCCATAACATTACTTAACATAACACAGCTATCTAGTTACAGAAAAGATGCACACACTTCAATATACAAGAAGCAATGGAGCCCCTTGACAGCAGAACAATTAGCAAACCCTGTTAGCTATGCTGATTGTGTTCATTGGTGTTTGCCTGGCCTTCAAGACACTTGGAATGAGCTTTTGTTTGCAAAGTTATTCtatccttaa
- the LOC130940459 gene encoding RNA polymerase II C-terminal domain phosphatase-like 4, whose protein sequence is MAELINFTHSPELESVRIKRRKLDGESTSELCTHPGSFGDMCIRCGQKLDGESGVTFAYIHKELRLHHEEISRLRNTDANQKLYLMLDLDHTLLNSTHLAHLNSQELHLISQPDSLGGSLFKLDKIHMMTKLRPFVRTFLREASQMFDMYIYTMGDRPYALEMAKLLDPQGKYFNAKVISRDDGTQRHQKGLDIVLGQESAVVILDDTEQAWVKHKDNLILMERYHFFGSSCRQFGLNCKSFAELKSDEDEAEGALNKILKVLKQVHYKFFDELKEDIAERDVSRF, encoded by the coding sequence ATGGCCGAGCTGATAAATTTCACTCATTCTCCTGAGCTGGAAAGTGTCAGAATAAAAAGACGCAAGTTGGATGGTGAATCTACTTCAGAACTGTGTACACATCCTGGTTCTTTTGGAGACATGTGTATACGTTGTGGCCAAAAGTTGGATGGTGAATCTGGTGTCACATTTGCCTACATACACAAGGAACTGAGACTCCATCATGAGGAGATCTCTAGATTGCGCAATACAGATGCGAATCAAAAGTTGTACCTCATGCTCGATCTAGATCACACCCTATTAAATTCCACTCATCTTGCTCATTTGAACTCTCAAGAGTTGCATTTAATTTCCCAGCCAGATTCTCTTGGAGGTAGCCTTTTCAAATTGGACAAAATTCATATGATGACCAAGTTGAGGCCTTTTGTCCGCACATTTCTAAGAGAAGCAAGTCAAATGTTTGACATGTACATATACACCATGGGTGATCGACCCTATGCATTAGAGATGGCTAAGCTGCTTGATCCTCAAGGAAAATACTTCAATGCAAAGGTGATTTCTCGAGATGATGGCACTCAAAGGCATCAGAAGGGTCTTGATATTGTGTTGGGGCAAGAAAGTGCTGTTGTAATTCTTGATGATACAGAACAAGCATGGGTGAAGCATAAAGATAATTTGATTCTGATGGAAAGATACCACTTTTTTGGTTCAAGTTGCCGGCAATTTGGTCTCAATTGCAAATCTTTTGCTGAATTGAAGAGTGACGAAGACGAAGCTGAAGGAGCACTCAATAAAATCCTTAAAGTTCTTAAGCAAGTCCATTATAAATTCTTTGATGAACTTAAAGAAGATATAGCTGAACGAGATGTAAGCAGATTTTGA